From a single Helicovermis profundi genomic region:
- a CDS encoding transporter substrate-binding domain-containing protein, translating to MNRKFKIITIFSLLTILFLALLIMSSYAKEISHNNIFTLEEITWLNEHPLIKVAPEHDYAPIEYYKKNEFVGLSRDYLDWISKAYNINFEYVYYNTWTDILNVLKNNEVDLQSAIVKTTDRDKYLSFTEPYANVPSVVLVRKNFDKNLNIDTLFDYKVGLIKDYAVEEYIKATYKPNKLYEYTDIKDSLTDLSLGKIDALVLDLGQASYYIQDMAISNVIITNEVKINFDYKLRFATPKNNKILVSILNKALKTMPNSKKQELLNKWISLGNYSWLSSNLKKILTYLFFIVIVSFSTISIWTVLLKKKVNEKTNELNAELKNSKRISEDLSNLTNHLEELVKERSKSLTVANNKLSISLKELKKKETELVNKNKLLNEQIAVIEETQMQLVESEKLNALSRLVIGVAHELNTPLGNSITTISYLNFIIKKLHDFNHMSRSETDIFEVNEYLESANISTEKALTYLNKAAKIINDFRSIANYNYESSNENIIIDESINNIISMLKHHKNFTNYTFNLNLEANIKLNISQNVLFQILSAIIENAYYHAYNESKSGIIDVILTMNEVSKEVKLVIKDYGNGMPKEIENKIFEPFYTSQRGNRYMGMGLYSVYNIVTGVLHGKILVDSKINEGTTFKIIFNAE from the coding sequence ATGAATAGAAAATTTAAGATAATCACTATTTTTTCATTATTAACTATCTTATTTTTGGCTTTATTAATTATGTCTTCATATGCAAAAGAAATAAGTCACAACAATATATTTACACTTGAAGAAATTACCTGGCTTAATGAACATCCCCTTATAAAAGTTGCTCCTGAGCACGACTATGCTCCAATTGAATATTATAAAAAAAATGAATTTGTAGGTCTTTCAAGAGATTATCTTGATTGGATATCTAAAGCTTACAATATAAATTTTGAATATGTATATTACAATACTTGGACTGATATATTAAATGTATTAAAAAACAATGAGGTAGATCTTCAAAGTGCAATTGTAAAAACTACCGATAGAGATAAATACTTATCATTCACTGAACCCTACGCAAATGTACCAAGTGTAGTTTTAGTGCGTAAAAATTTCGATAAAAATTTAAATATTGACACGTTATTTGACTATAAAGTTGGATTAATCAAAGACTACGCTGTTGAAGAATATATTAAAGCTACATATAAGCCTAATAAACTTTATGAGTATACAGACATTAAAGACTCATTAACCGATTTATCACTTGGCAAAATTGATGCTCTGGTTCTTGACTTAGGACAGGCATCTTACTATATACAAGACATGGCCATATCTAATGTGATTATTACTAATGAGGTTAAAATAAATTTTGATTATAAGCTTAGATTTGCAACTCCAAAAAATAATAAAATTCTTGTATCAATTCTTAATAAAGCCCTTAAAACAATGCCAAATTCAAAAAAACAAGAATTACTTAATAAATGGATTTCCTTAGGTAATTATAGTTGGCTTTCCAGCAATCTAAAAAAAATTTTAACATACCTATTTTTTATCGTTATAGTATCATTTTCTACAATAAGTATTTGGACTGTATTACTTAAGAAAAAAGTAAATGAAAAAACAAATGAATTAAATGCAGAGCTGAAAAATAGTAAAAGAATAAGTGAAGATTTATCTAATCTTACAAATCATCTAGAAGAACTTGTTAAAGAACGTTCAAAAAGTCTTACTGTTGCAAATAACAAACTTTCTATTTCGCTTAAAGAATTGAAGAAAAAAGAAACCGAACTAGTTAATAAAAACAAATTACTCAACGAACAAATAGCTGTTATAGAAGAAACACAAATGCAACTTGTAGAATCTGAAAAACTAAACGCGCTTAGTAGACTCGTAATTGGTGTTGCTCACGAACTAAATACACCACTTGGAAATAGTATAACAACAATATCTTATTTAAATTTTATTATAAAAAAATTACACGATTTTAACCATATGAGTCGAAGCGAAACAGATATTTTTGAAGTAAATGAGTATTTAGAATCTGCAAATATTTCAACTGAAAAGGCATTAACATATTTAAATAAGGCAGCAAAAATTATTAATGATTTTAGATCAATTGCCAACTATAACTATGAATCTAGCAATGAAAATATAATAATTGATGAAAGTATAAATAATATTATCAGTATGTTGAAACATCATAAAAATTTTACTAATTATACTTTTAATTTAAACCTTGAAGCAAATATTAAATTAAATATTTCTCAAAACGTTTTATTTCAAATATTATCTGCTATAATTGAAAATGCATACTACCATGCTTATAATGAATCAAAAAGTGGAATTATTGATGTTATACTAACAATGAATGAAGTATCAAAAGAAGTTAAACTTGTGATTAAAGACTACGGAAATGGAATGCCCAAAGAAATTGAAAACAAAATTTTCGAACCATTTTATACCTCACAAAGAGGAAACAGATATATGGGAATGGGTCTTTATAGCGTTTATAACATTGTAACCGGTGTTCTACATGGCAAAATATTAGTTGATTCTAAAATAAATGAAGGAACAACTTTTAAAATTATTTTTAATGCAGAGTAA
- a CDS encoding substrate-binding periplasmic protein: MKKIFALLLISILVFTGCSIKDNGFTRDLLIKNQTVKAKEVASTSSDTSSSDTSSDTVKREKLVFAIGEWAPYVSETIDNQGFTTEIVKKAFDEVNIDTEFKFYTWAKTLKEVNSHNSFATFPWSFNKDRAKDFLFTDPITVSETKLMYLDGGNAPKDYTDIKSLKKYKIGGVKDYSYVSLFDKENIEIDISLKEDEAIKKLYNKRIDLLPASPLVAHDFITKTYPNEIEKFKFLKTPIESLDMGLLVDKNYPNAKEYIQKFNEGLAKLKATGDYDKILQKHGYGFLVADKSSVDVSSTYASIDPITITTGEYAPFVSESLLNQGFTSEIIKRAFELTNVKVDFKFYAWAKAKAEIENKNAFGSYPWSITDERKAKYAFTDPIVSSTSSFFYLKSNKNIPSGLDFTTFKDLKKYKIGGVKNFFYVDPLEKAGIKADLADKESDSMNKLINGRIDLYPGDVLTSLDLMKSDFKDQIDNIDWFKTPFSTTNYAIMISKDYPNNEEYIKRFNEGLAMMKKSGEFQQILDKHGYGFLGK, translated from the coding sequence ATGAAAAAAATTTTCGCACTGCTTTTAATTTCTATTCTTGTTTTTACAGGATGTTCGATAAAAGATAATGGCTTTACTAGAGATTTACTCATAAAAAATCAAACCGTAAAAGCAAAAGAGGTAGCTTCAACATCGAGCGATACATCTTCAAGTGATACTTCAAGTGATACAGTTAAACGTGAAAAGTTAGTATTTGCAATTGGTGAATGGGCTCCTTACGTTTCAGAAACAATTGACAATCAAGGATTTACAACTGAAATCGTAAAAAAAGCATTTGACGAAGTAAATATTGATACGGAGTTCAAATTTTACACATGGGCAAAAACTCTAAAGGAAGTTAATAGTCATAATTCTTTTGCAACATTTCCTTGGTCCTTTAACAAAGATAGAGCTAAAGATTTTCTATTTACTGATCCAATAACAGTAAGTGAAACAAAACTTATGTATTTAGATGGAGGAAATGCACCAAAAGATTATACCGATATTAAATCACTTAAAAAATACAAAATTGGTGGAGTTAAAGACTACTCTTATGTTTCACTCTTTGATAAAGAAAATATAGAAATTGACATTTCTTTAAAAGAAGATGAAGCAATTAAAAAATTATATAATAAAAGAATAGATTTACTACCAGCAAGTCCTCTTGTAGCACACGATTTTATTACAAAAACTTATCCAAACGAGATTGAGAAATTTAAATTTTTAAAAACCCCAATTGAATCACTCGATATGGGCCTGTTAGTTGATAAAAATTACCCTAATGCAAAAGAATATATTCAAAAATTTAATGAAGGTTTAGCTAAACTTAAGGCAACTGGCGATTACGACAAAATTCTTCAAAAACATGGATATGGATTTTTGGTTGCTGATAAATCAAGTGTTGATGTAAGTAGCACATATGCTTCAATCGATCCAATAACTATTACAACTGGTGAATATGCACCTTTTGTTTCGGAATCTTTATTAAATCAAGGTTTTACATCAGAAATTATTAAGAGAGCCTTTGAACTTACAAATGTTAAAGTTGATTTTAAATTCTATGCTTGGGCGAAAGCAAAAGCTGAAATAGAAAATAAAAATGCATTTGGATCTTACCCTTGGAGTATAACTGATGAAAGAAAAGCTAAATATGCATTTACTGATCCAATTGTTAGCTCGACTTCTTCTTTCTTTTATTTGAAATCGAATAAAAATATTCCTTCCGGTTTAGATTTTACTACTTTCAAAGATCTAAAAAAATATAAAATTGGTGGCGTAAAGAATTTCTTCTATGTTGATCCTCTAGAAAAGGCAGGAATAAAAGCAGATTTAGCTGATAAGGAATCAGATTCAATGAATAAATTGATAAACGGAAGAATTGATTTATATCCTGGTGACGTATTAACAAGTTTAGATTTAATGAAATCAGATTTTAAAGATCAAATTGACAATATTGATTGGTTTAAAACACCATTTTCTACAACAAATTACGCCATAATGATTTCAAAAGATTATCCTAATAATGAGGAATATATAAAAAGATTTAATGAAGGATTAGCTATGATGAAAAAATCTGGAGAATTCCAGCAAATACTTGATAAGCATGGATATGGTTTTTTGGGAAAATAG
- a CDS encoding methyl-accepting chemotaxis protein produces the protein MGFIKLNKLSSKFIIPIVLVSIIILGSFLIYNISEQSKSEVAALTENGNALVDLLETAGKDSLWDYSEENIKNISDAVAKDKEVAIVAFYDANYKPMYVLDKKGKSPAYDDKYLRNFPSEIKDNRFAKTIMHGEDVAGYLEVVLSDYYIREDIKNSIISTTVQNGIILILLIILISLVTKLVIKSINTLSDATNVIASGDLTKRIEVKSKDEIGMLSKKFNDMTINLFNLVSKFNNTAHTLAASSEELAASVDNSIDIVKDISHNTSDIVNITKGQSEDIKTIETSVKSITEFFEDVTSSIDDVSIASIESFNKAKEGEESIQRTIENVEQINSIVVDAEDIINGLSIKSQAINSFVGLINDITSQTKLLSLNASIEAARSGEAGRGFAVVADEIKKLADQSDGITHQISDSVDEILLAISEAVEHMKKAPKAIEENNRTVKTTVKSLEEIMSSTQNTSDKLSVIKGNTHSQRKHAIEVLENIERITENSKVSVKESENILDRVIEQEQIVDEISGASTDLAKIAEELIEVSATFTI, from the coding sequence ATGGGATTCATTAAACTAAACAAATTATCGAGTAAATTTATTATTCCTATTGTTCTTGTTTCAATTATTATATTAGGTTCGTTTTTAATTTATAATATTTCTGAACAATCTAAAAGCGAAGTCGCTGCATTGACAGAAAACGGTAACGCTCTAGTAGATCTACTTGAAACCGCTGGAAAAGATTCGCTTTGGGATTATAGTGAAGAAAATATCAAAAATATTTCTGATGCAGTTGCAAAAGATAAAGAAGTCGCGATTGTAGCATTTTATGATGCTAATTACAAGCCTATGTACGTACTTGATAAAAAAGGAAAATCACCTGCATATGATGATAAATATCTTAGAAATTTCCCTAGTGAAATAAAAGATAATAGATTTGCGAAAACTATTATGCATGGAGAAGATGTTGCGGGATATTTAGAAGTTGTTTTATCTGACTATTACATTAGAGAAGATATTAAAAACTCTATTATTTCTACTACAGTACAAAACGGAATTATTTTAATTTTATTAATAATTCTTATATCACTTGTTACAAAACTTGTTATTAAATCTATAAACACTTTATCTGATGCAACTAACGTAATTGCTAGTGGTGATTTAACTAAGAGAATTGAAGTAAAATCAAAAGATGAAATTGGAATGCTTTCTAAAAAATTTAACGATATGACAATTAATCTATTTAATTTAGTATCAAAATTCAACAACACTGCTCATACGCTTGCAGCATCATCTGAAGAACTTGCTGCATCAGTTGATAACTCAATCGACATTGTAAAAGATATTTCTCATAACACTTCTGATATTGTTAATATTACAAAAGGACAATCTGAAGATATAAAAACAATAGAAACTTCCGTAAAAAGTATTACAGAATTTTTTGAAGATGTTACTTCTAGTATAGATGACGTTTCAATTGCTTCAATTGAATCTTTTAATAAAGCAAAGGAAGGAGAAGAATCTATTCAGCGTACTATAGAAAACGTTGAACAAATAAATTCAATAGTTGTTGATGCTGAAGATATTATTAACGGACTTTCAATAAAATCGCAAGCTATTAATAGTTTTGTTGGATTAATTAATGATATAACTAGTCAAACTAAACTTCTTTCACTAAACGCTTCGATAGAAGCTGCTCGTTCTGGTGAAGCTGGTAGAGGTTTCGCAGTTGTTGCTGACGAGATTAAAAAACTAGCAGATCAGTCCGACGGAATAACTCATCAAATTTCAGATTCTGTAGATGAAATTCTACTTGCGATTTCAGAAGCTGTAGAACATATGAAAAAAGCTCCTAAAGCCATTGAAGAAAACAATAGAACCGTGAAAACTACTGTTAAATCACTAGAAGAAATTATGAGTTCAACTCAAAATACTTCTGATAAACTCTCAGTTATTAAAGGAAACACTCATTCACAAAGAAAACATGCAATAGAAGTTCTCGAAAATATCGAACGCATTACTGAAAACTCAAAAGTTTCAGTAAAAGAATCTGAAAATATTCTTGATAGAGTGATAGAACAAGAACAAATAGTTGATGAAATTTCAGGTGCTTCAACAGATTTAGCAAAAATTGCAGAAGAGTTAATCGAAGTTTCTGCGACATTTACAATTTAG
- a CDS encoding LysR family transcriptional regulator encodes MDINYDYYKVFYYASKFMNYTKAGESLFVSQSSVSQSIKNLEKALGVELFYRSGKSMAHTEEGKILYEYVKKALQLFEYGEKAIIDMNSLERGNINIGASDTVSRYYLMDYIRKFYKDYPNIKISINNRPSLISKTLVEKGELDFAVINIDPSIVYKNLNVKKIKSIKNLIVVSKDFMENKIINSGNLFEHTIISLEEKSTTRKIFDNYFKEKKIDFKPQLEFGSVDIIIEMVKMGVGLGFVNSMAVEKELSSGDLVEVKLNMNLPSIDIGIIYNENIPLSKASKKFIEMIKENMV; translated from the coding sequence ATGGATATTAACTATGATTATTATAAGGTGTTTTATTATGCATCGAAATTTATGAATTATACTAAAGCAGGTGAGAGTTTATTTGTTTCCCAATCATCGGTAAGTCAATCAATAAAAAACTTAGAAAAAGCACTAGGCGTTGAACTGTTTTATAGAAGTGGAAAGTCAATGGCTCATACTGAGGAAGGTAAGATTCTTTATGAATATGTAAAAAAAGCACTTCAATTATTCGAGTATGGAGAAAAAGCAATTATAGATATGAATTCTCTTGAAAGAGGAAATATAAATATAGGTGCAAGTGATACGGTAAGTAGGTATTATTTAATGGATTATATAAGAAAATTCTATAAAGATTACCCTAATATAAAAATAAGTATCAATAATAGACCATCTCTAATATCTAAAACTTTAGTTGAAAAAGGTGAACTTGATTTTGCAGTTATAAATATAGATCCTAGTATTGTATATAAAAACTTAAATGTAAAGAAAATTAAAAGTATAAAAAATTTAATTGTAGTATCAAAAGACTTTATGGAAAACAAAATAATTAATAGTGGAAATTTATTTGAACACACAATTATTTCATTAGAAGAAAAATCAACAACTAGAAAAATATTTGATAATTACTTTAAAGAAAAAAAAATAGATTTCAAACCACAGCTGGAATTTGGTTCAGTTGATATAATTATTGAAATGGTAAAAATGGGAGTAGGATTAGGATTTGTAAATAGCATGGCGGTAGAAAAAGAATTAAGTAGTGGAGATTTAGTGGAAGTAAAGTTAAATATGAATCTGCCTAGTATTGATATTGGCATCATTTATAATGAAAATATCCCCCTATCAAAAGCGTCGAAAAAATTTATTGAGATGATAAAAGAAAATATGGTGTAA
- a CDS encoding acyl-CoA dehydrogenase — protein sequence MNFNLSDEYVLLRQMYRDFSENEVKPIAAEVDEEERFPEETVEKMRNFGLLGIPFPKEFGGEGGNNIMYAMAVEELSKLCGTTGVIVSAHTSLGAAPIYEFGNPEQKEKYLVPLASGKKLGAFGLTEPGAGTDASAQQTTAVLEGDNYILNGSKIFITNAGYADIYIIFAMTDKEKGLKGISTFIVEKDFEGFSVGKKELKLGIRGSATCELIFENCKVPKENLLGKVGQGFKIAMKTLDGGRIGIAAQALGLAQGALDETVKYVKERKQFGRSISKFQNTQFMLADMNTKVEAARLLVYKAAFKKDQKERYSVDAAMAKLYASETAMEVTTKCLQLHGGYGFTREYPIERMMRDAKITEIYEGTSEVQKMVISSALLR from the coding sequence ATGAATTTTAATTTAAGTGATGAATACGTACTTCTTCGTCAGATGTACAGGGATTTTTCAGAAAATGAAGTGAAACCGATTGCAGCAGAGGTTGATGAAGAAGAAAGATTTCCAGAAGAAACAGTTGAAAAAATGCGTAACTTTGGGCTTCTAGGAATACCTTTTCCAAAAGAATTTGGAGGAGAAGGCGGTAATAATATTATGTATGCGATGGCTGTAGAAGAATTAAGTAAACTTTGTGGTACAACTGGAGTTATTGTTTCGGCACATACTTCACTTGGAGCAGCTCCAATATATGAATTTGGAAATCCAGAGCAAAAAGAAAAATATTTAGTTCCACTTGCAAGTGGAAAAAAACTTGGAGCTTTTGGATTAACAGAACCGGGTGCAGGTACGGATGCATCAGCTCAGCAAACAACTGCGGTACTTGAAGGTGATAATTATATTCTTAATGGATCAAAAATATTTATTACTAATGCAGGTTATGCAGATATTTATATTATATTTGCTATGACTGATAAAGAAAAGGGTCTAAAAGGAATATCTACTTTTATTGTTGAGAAAGATTTTGAAGGATTTAGTGTAGGTAAAAAAGAATTAAAACTTGGTATAAGAGGTTCAGCAACTTGTGAACTTATATTTGAAAATTGCAAAGTTCCAAAAGAAAATTTACTTGGTAAAGTTGGTCAAGGTTTTAAAATTGCTATGAAAACTCTTGATGGAGGAAGAATCGGTATTGCAGCTCAGGCGCTTGGACTAGCGCAGGGTGCGTTAGATGAAACAGTTAAATATGTAAAAGAAAGAAAACAATTTGGAAGATCAATTTCTAAGTTTCAAAATACACAGTTTATGTTAGCAGATATGAATACAAAAGTTGAAGCTGCAAGACTTTTGGTATATAAAGCTGCATTTAAAAAGGACCAAAAGGAAAGATATTCAGTTGATGCAGCTATGGCAAAACTTTACGCATCTGAAACTGCTATGGAAGTTACAACGAAGTGTTTACAACTTCATGGTGGTTATGGTTTTACAAGGGAATATCCAATTGAAAGAATGATGAGAGATGCTAAAATAACTGAAATATATGAGGGAACTTCAGAAGTTCAAAAAATGGTTATTAGTTCAGCTTTATTAAGGTAA
- a CDS encoding electron transfer flavoprotein subunit beta/FixA family protein — MKIVVCIKQVPDTTEVKLDPKTGTLIRDGVPSIINPDDKSGLESALVLKDKYGAHVTAVTMGPPQAEKALREALAMGVDEAVLLTDRVFAGADTLATSTALAHAIKTLDYDLIITGRQAIDGDTAQVGPQIAEHLDIPQVSYVSSIEKINNGLVLKRSFEDRYHMLGVDFPCLITTLSELNEPRYMSVSGILDAYREKEIRILNFKDINANVEQMGLKGSPTKVKKSFTKGIKASGAVYELPPKESAKIIVEKLLEKYYI, encoded by the coding sequence ATGAAGATAGTTGTTTGTATAAAACAAGTTCCTGACACTACAGAAGTAAAACTTGACCCTAAAACAGGAACTCTAATAAGAGATGGTGTACCAAGTATAATTAATCCAGATGATAAATCAGGATTAGAATCTGCATTAGTATTAAAAGACAAATATGGTGCTCATGTAACAGCAGTTACAATGGGACCTCCTCAAGCAGAAAAAGCACTTCGTGAGGCTCTTGCTATGGGAGTGGACGAGGCTGTTTTACTTACTGACAGAGTATTTGCAGGAGCTGATACTTTAGCTACTTCAACTGCACTTGCGCATGCTATAAAAACATTGGATTATGATTTGATAATAACTGGAAGACAAGCAATAGATGGAGACACTGCTCAGGTAGGACCTCAAATTGCAGAACATTTGGATATCCCACAGGTATCTTATGTTTCTTCAATAGAAAAAATAAATAATGGATTAGTATTAAAAAGATCATTTGAAGATAGATACCATATGTTAGGTGTTGATTTTCCTTGTCTTATAACTACACTTAGTGAATTAAATGAACCAAGATATATGTCCGTTTCAGGCATACTTGATGCATATAGAGAAAAAGAGATCAGAATTTTAAATTTTAAAGATATCAATGCAAATGTTGAACAAATGGGCTTAAAAGGATCTCCAACAAAAGTAAAAAAATCATTTACAAAAGGTATAAAAGCTTCTGGAGCAGTTTATGAACTTCCTCCAAAAGAGTCGGCAAAGATTATAGTTGAAAAATTACTTGAAAAATACTATATATAG
- a CDS encoding electron transfer flavoprotein subunit alpha/FixB family protein — protein MNFEDYKGVLVFIEQRDNIIENVSLELLGKGKDIANELGEDLIAVLLGSDNEDLAKKVSMYGANRVVYVDNKNLDIYTTEPYAQALTEIIKKENPDVVLIGATSIGRDLAPRVSARLKTGLTADCTKLEVSEDRQLMMTRPAFGGNIMATIACPDNRPQMSTVRPGVMKRPLKDEENLSLIQKVDIKFNESKFKVKVLEVTKETKEKINIEDADVLVSGGRGIGHKDAFIKLEELAGVLKGTVSSSRAVVDAGWLDHDRQVGQTGKTVRPNVYFALGISGAIQHMAGMEESECIIAINKDASAPIFDIADIGIVGDVHKIVPHLIDEIENAKSIKYNQ, from the coding sequence ATGAATTTTGAAGATTATAAAGGTGTTTTAGTTTTTATAGAGCAAAGAGATAATATTATAGAAAATGTGTCACTTGAATTACTAGGAAAAGGAAAAGATATTGCAAATGAATTGGGAGAAGATCTTATAGCTGTTCTTTTAGGGAGCGACAATGAAGATCTTGCTAAAAAAGTATCCATGTATGGAGCGAATAGAGTTGTATACGTAGATAATAAAAATCTAGATATATATACAACGGAACCATATGCACAGGCCTTAACTGAAATTATAAAAAAAGAAAATCCTGATGTTGTTCTAATAGGTGCAACTTCAATTGGTAGAGACCTTGCACCAAGAGTATCAGCAAGACTTAAAACAGGGCTTACTGCTGATTGTACAAAACTTGAGGTATCAGAAGATAGGCAATTAATGATGACTAGACCTGCATTTGGTGGAAATATTATGGCTACTATTGCATGCCCTGATAATAGACCCCAAATGTCAACAGTTAGACCGGGGGTTATGAAAAGGCCACTTAAAGACGAAGAAAATTTATCATTAATACAAAAAGTTGATATTAAATTTAATGAATCTAAATTTAAAGTAAAAGTTCTTGAAGTAACAAAAGAGACTAAAGAAAAAATTAATATCGAAGATGCTGATGTTTTAGTTTCTGGTGGAAGAGGAATAGGTCATAAAGACGCATTTATAAAGTTAGAAGAACTTGCAGGAGTATTAAAAGGAACAGTTTCCTCATCAAGAGCAGTAGTAGATGCAGGTTGGCTTGATCATGATAGACAAGTTGGACAAACAGGAAAAACTGTAAGACCAAATGTGTATTTTGCACTTGGAATTTCTGGAGCTATTCAACATATGGCAGGAATGGAAGAATCAGAATGTATAATTGCTATAAACAAAGATGCTTCAGCTCCAATATTTGATATTGCAGATATAGGTATTGTGGGTGATGTTCACAAAATAGTACCTCATTTAATTGATGAAATTGAAAATGCTAAAAGTATAAAATATAATCAGTAA
- a CDS encoding sigma-54 interaction domain-containing protein, which translates to MTDKINLEKKVKEYENYIEMLNSILDTTNEWFVAVDVDARITMMSKGYKEFLKVTNVIGKPVSEVIENTRLDKVVKTGIKEVGQIQEIKDNRVVAMRIPIKKDDKIIGAIGKVMFKDIEDFYALSKKLSNLEKEVDYYKKILNPNKQANYSIDDIIGESEIIDSSKNVAIKAAKTDSTVLITGESGTGKELFAHAIHNASKRKLSPFVKINCAAIPSELLESELFGYIKGSFSGANSDGKIGKFQSANGGTILLDEIGDMPFSLQSKLLRVLQDKEIEKIGSNDTEKIDVRVIASTNKNLEDMVKNGKFREDLYYRLNVIRLELPSLRYRKEDIESLANYLRKKIAERLGIYVEGISKEAIKILESYSWPGNIRELENIIERSINMLDSDLIILPHHFPSRLYDSTSSSVFKIEDSMTLDSKIKIIEEKMIKEALANNNGNKSDAAKVLGISRPSLYKKMKMYGLSV; encoded by the coding sequence ATGACTGATAAAATTAACTTAGAAAAGAAAGTAAAAGAATATGAAAATTATATTGAGATGCTCAATAGTATTCTTGATACTACTAACGAGTGGTTTGTAGCTGTAGATGTAGATGCAAGAATTACTATGATGAGTAAAGGTTATAAAGAGTTTTTAAAAGTTACTAATGTTATTGGAAAACCGGTTTCAGAAGTTATTGAAAATACAAGACTTGATAAAGTTGTTAAAACAGGTATAAAAGAAGTTGGACAAATTCAAGAAATAAAAGATAATAGAGTTGTTGCCATGCGGATTCCCATAAAGAAAGACGATAAAATAATTGGGGCAATTGGAAAAGTTATGTTTAAAGATATTGAAGATTTTTATGCTCTAAGCAAAAAACTATCAAATCTTGAAAAAGAAGTAGATTACTATAAAAAAATTCTAAATCCCAATAAGCAAGCTAACTATTCAATAGATGATATTATTGGAGAAAGCGAGATTATTGATAGTAGTAAAAATGTGGCAATTAAAGCTGCAAAAACAGATTCAACTGTTCTTATAACAGGTGAAAGTGGAACTGGAAAAGAGCTTTTTGCTCATGCAATTCACAATGCAAGTAAAAGGAAACTATCGCCATTTGTAAAAATAAATTGCGCAGCTATACCATCAGAACTACTTGAATCTGAACTTTTTGGATATATAAAAGGCTCTTTTAGTGGAGCAAATAGCGATGGTAAAATTGGTAAATTTCAAAGTGCTAATGGGGGAACAATTCTTTTAGATGAAATTGGAGATATGCCATTTTCTCTTCAATCAAAACTACTTCGTGTGCTTCAAGATAAAGAAATAGAAAAAATAGGAAGTAATGATACTGAAAAAATAGATGTGAGAGTTATTGCTTCTACAAATAAAAATTTAGAGGATATGGTCAAAAACGGAAAGTTTAGAGAAGACCTTTATTATAGATTAAATGTTATTAGACTTGAACTTCCTTCGCTTCGTTATAGAAAAGAGGATATAGAGAGTTTAGCAAATTATCTTAGGAAGAAGATTGCAGAAAGATTAGGAATTTACGTTGAAGGAATTTCAAAAGAAGCAATTAAAATTTTAGAAAGCTATTCTTGGCCAGGTAATATTAGAGAGCTTGAAAATATAATTGAAAGATCTATAAATATGTTAGATTCAGATTTAATAATATTGCCACATCATTTTCCATCTCGTCTTTATGATTCGACTTCAAGTAGTGTATTTAAAATAGAAGATTCTATGACTTTAGATAGTAAAATTAAAATTATTGAAGAAAAAATGATTAAAGAAGCATTAGCAAATAATAATGGAAATAAATCTGATGCTGCTAAAGTCCTAGGAATTAGTAGACCAAGTTTATATAAGAAAATGAAAATGTATGGATTATCTGTTTAA